One region of Rhodophyticola sp. CCM32 genomic DNA includes:
- a CDS encoding Tm-1-like ATP-binding domain-containing protein → MLDKTILVIGTYDTKDDELGFLANVIREQGGQVVTMDVSVLGDPSAPADYSKHDVAEAGGSSIAEAVASGNENAAMQIMATGASLLSARLCADGKFDGMIVLGGSMGTDLALDVCTALPLGVPKYIISTVSFSPLIPPHRVAADVQMILWAGGLYGLNAICKASLSQAAGAVLGAARAARKPDPDKPIIGMTSLGTSALKYVIPLKPALEAQGFEVAVFHATGMGGRAFESLAAQGVFACVFDFCTQELGNHVHGSSISAGADRLTNAGASSTPQIVAPGCYDLVDIVGWHPVPEKWADHPKHAHNRLLTSIVLDGEERKAVARAHSEQLAGSKGPVAMILPEHGLGEWDREGADLHDKGGLSQFLDELQGTLPPNVTLHRLEAHINDAAFADKALEIFGTWRTEGIVAGEPRANLENP, encoded by the coding sequence ATGTTGGACAAAACCATTCTGGTGATCGGCACGTATGACACCAAGGACGACGAACTGGGCTTTCTTGCCAATGTGATCCGCGAACAGGGCGGGCAGGTCGTGACCATGGATGTGTCCGTTCTGGGCGATCCGTCAGCGCCCGCTGATTATTCCAAACACGATGTCGCGGAAGCCGGCGGAAGCTCGATTGCCGAGGCTGTCGCGTCGGGCAATGAAAACGCGGCCATGCAGATCATGGCAACCGGGGCGTCGCTTTTGTCCGCGCGGCTTTGTGCAGACGGAAAGTTTGACGGGATGATCGTTTTGGGCGGGTCTATGGGCACTGATCTGGCGCTGGATGTGTGTACAGCTTTGCCCCTCGGCGTTCCGAAATACATCATCTCCACCGTGTCGTTCTCGCCGCTTATCCCGCCGCATCGGGTGGCCGCAGATGTGCAGATGATCCTTTGGGCCGGTGGGCTCTATGGGCTGAATGCGATCTGCAAGGCGTCACTCAGCCAGGCTGCCGGTGCGGTTCTGGGGGCGGCCCGTGCCGCGCGCAAACCGGATCCGGACAAGCCGATCATCGGCATGACCTCGCTTGGCACCTCGGCGTTGAAATACGTGATCCCGCTGAAACCCGCGCTGGAAGCACAGGGTTTCGAGGTTGCCGTATTCCACGCCACCGGCATGGGGGGGCGCGCCTTTGAAAGCCTGGCCGCACAGGGTGTCTTTGCCTGTGTCTTCGATTTCTGCACGCAGGAGCTTGGGAATCATGTCCATGGTTCAAGTATTTCAGCAGGGGCGGACAGGCTGACAAATGCAGGGGCCAGCAGCACGCCCCAGATCGTTGCGCCCGGTTGCTATGACCTTGTCGACATTGTGGGCTGGCATCCGGTACCGGAAAAATGGGCAGATCACCCCAAACACGCACATAATCGGCTTCTGACCTCGATTGTTCTGGATGGGGAAGAGCGAAAAGCCGTGGCCCGCGCGCATTCAGAGCAACTGGCCGGGTCAAAGGGACCGGTGGCAATGATCTTGCCTGAACACGGCCTTGGCGAATGGGATCGGGAGGGAGCCGATCTGCACGACAAGGGTGGGTTGTCCCAATTTCTGGACGAATTGCAGGGCACTTTGCCACCCAATGTCACTCTCCACAGGCTCGAGGCCCATATCAATGACGCCGCCTTCGCGGATAAGGCGCTGGAAATCTTCGGCACATGGCGCACCGAGGGGATCGTCGCGGGCGAACCCCGCGCCAATTTGGAAAACCCTTAG
- a CDS encoding DJ-1/PfpI family protein: MLIALPRSSSYVLNNLPNKRMRLMSKIAVLLTQGFADWEYALIGGTGGPFYGLDVRYFTPSVGEVQSQGGLSAKVTQDVDALRAWQPDAMAVIGGTIWETRDAPDMRRFLKDQHSGGAVIAGICGGTLALARAGLLDDVIHTSNDPAFLSENAVGYAGDKHYLTSPSAISENRIITAPGTAPVSFTAAIFESAGVDKAAITYFKTMMAAEHG; this comes from the coding sequence ATGCTGATTGCGCTGCCTAGAAGTTCATCTTATGTTCTCAATAATCTGCCAAACAAAAGGATGCGTCTTATGTCGAAGATCGCGGTTTTGCTGACGCAAGGGTTCGCGGATTGGGAATACGCTTTGATTGGGGGAACCGGCGGGCCGTTCTATGGCCTTGATGTCCGGTACTTCACGCCATCCGTCGGAGAGGTGCAATCGCAGGGCGGTCTTTCCGCCAAGGTTACGCAGGATGTGGACGCTCTGCGCGCGTGGCAGCCCGATGCCATGGCTGTCATCGGCGGCACAATCTGGGAAACGAGAGATGCGCCCGATATGCGCCGTTTTCTGAAGGATCAGCATTCAGGCGGCGCCGTTATTGCGGGCATCTGTGGCGGGACACTCGCGCTTGCGCGTGCCGGGCTTCTTGATGATGTCATACACACCTCGAACGATCCGGCTTTCCTGAGCGAAAATGCGGTGGGCTATGCCGGGGACAAACATTATCTGACAAGCCCGTCGGCCATTTCTGAAAATCGCATCATAACCGCCCCGGGCACAGCGCCGGTCAGTTTTACAGCGGCCATTTTCGAAAGCGCCGGGGTGGATAAGGCGGCGATCACATATTTCAAAACGATGATGGCGGCAGAGCATGGCTAA
- a CDS encoding metallophosphoesterase has translation MTLYAIGDIHGHLDKLKLAHDRISIDRAACGARTAPIVHVGDLVDRGPDSAGVVDYLCRLQKSDPSIVVLKGNHDRMFHWFLQTPHRNDPKLRAGLTYLGGPIGGLTTLASYGVDISAPPAEMHRSACAVVPEAHRAFLAALPLVYQAGACLFVHAGIRPGIALEDQSEDDMVWIRDDFLHDTTPHGPLVVHGHSTVKQVEHHGNRLNIDTGAAFGGLLSAVVIEDRQVWLLGPDGRVPVKPHA, from the coding sequence ATGACCCTGTACGCAATCGGTGATATTCACGGCCATCTGGACAAGCTGAAGCTTGCCCATGATCGGATATCAATCGACCGCGCCGCCTGCGGGGCCAGGACGGCCCCGATTGTCCATGTCGGTGATCTGGTGGACCGGGGGCCTGACAGCGCCGGGGTGGTGGATTACCTGTGCCGCCTGCAAAAGAGTGACCCAAGCATTGTGGTGCTGAAAGGCAATCACGACCGGATGTTTCACTGGTTTCTGCAAACCCCGCACCGAAACGACCCAAAGCTGCGCGCCGGGCTGACCTATCTTGGCGGGCCTATCGGCGGGCTGACGACATTGGCTTCCTACGGGGTGGATATATCGGCACCGCCGGCAGAGATGCACCGGTCTGCCTGCGCCGTGGTCCCCGAGGCCCATCGCGCGTTTCTGGCCGCCCTGCCGCTGGTCTATCAGGCGGGGGCGTGTCTGTTCGTCCATGCCGGGATTCGCCCGGGCATCGCGCTGGAGGATCAGTCAGAGGATGACATGGTCTGGATTCGCGACGATTTTCTGCATGACACCACCCCGCATGGGCCGCTTGTGGTTCACGGTCACAGCACCGTCAAACAGGTGGAACATCATGGCAACCGGCTCAATATCGACACGGGCGCGGCCTTCGGCGGGCTGTTAAGCGCCGTGGTGATCGAAGACCGGCAGGTCTGGCTTCTTGGCCCCGATGGACGGGTGCCTGTGAAACCGCATGCATAG
- a CDS encoding EamA family transporter — protein sequence MHSRTGLTLPPRDLFLLSLVIIAWGSNFTAMKLALEELPPFLMVSLRFFILLPLLLVLPRPPVPWWKILALGALINTGQFAFLFAAMQADVTAGLASLLLQAQAPLTILLSALFLGNAFGAFRRLALPSRLPGW from the coding sequence ATGCATAGCAGAACAGGGCTGACCCTGCCCCCGCGCGATCTGTTTCTTCTGAGCCTGGTGATTATCGCCTGGGGGTCGAATTTCACCGCCATGAAACTGGCGCTGGAGGAACTGCCGCCATTCCTGATGGTCAGCCTGCGGTTTTTCATTCTGCTGCCGCTGCTGTTGGTGCTTCCCCGCCCGCCGGTGCCCTGGTGGAAAATCCTTGCCCTCGGAGCTCTGATCAATACCGGGCAGTTTGCGTTCCTCTTTGCCGCGATGCAGGCCGATGTCACCGCCGGACTGGCCTCGCTTCTGCTGCAGGCGCAGGCTCCGCTGACCATCCTGCTCTCGGCGCTGTTTCTGGGGAACGCGTTCGGGGCGTTCAGGCGCTTGGCATTGCCATCGCGGTTACCGGGCTGGTGA
- a CDS encoding EamA family transporter — protein sequence MTRTGLGLVLCAALCWAGGNLVLKGLGGVSMLPVFIWASLVPPVPMLALSWVTEGPDPLATMLALSGLGWLSVIYVALVSTVLGYSLWGALLSRHRAADITPFALLIPVVGIATAALVLGERLSLVEVIGALVIMAGLALSVLGPRWQQR from the coding sequence TTGACCCGGACCGGTCTGGGGCTGGTGCTGTGCGCGGCGCTTTGTTGGGCGGGGGGCAATCTGGTCCTGAAGGGGCTTGGCGGGGTCTCCATGCTGCCGGTGTTTATCTGGGCCAGTCTGGTGCCGCCTGTGCCGATGCTGGCCCTGTCATGGGTCACGGAAGGCCCCGATCCGCTGGCCACAATGCTCGCGCTCAGCGGACTGGGGTGGCTCTCGGTGATCTATGTGGCGCTGGTCTCTACCGTGCTTGGCTATTCGCTTTGGGGCGCGCTTCTGTCCCGGCATCGGGCGGCGGATATCACCCCCTTTGCCCTGTTGATCCCGGTTGTGGGCATCGCCACGGCAGCGCTTGTTCTGGGGGAACGCCTGAGCCTGGTGGAGGTTATCGGCGCGCTGGTGATCATGGCGGGGCTGGCCCTGTCGGTTCTGGGGCCGCGCTGGCAACAGCGTTGA
- a CDS encoding YbjQ family protein: MTVSRSDIQIMTIEAVPDREIAAVLGIARGSTVRAKHIGSDIVASLRNIVGGEVKEYAALLAGAREQAMDRMIDQAVDLNADAIIGVRMETSTITQAASEVVFYGTAVRLK, encoded by the coding sequence ATGACCGTATCGAGAAGTGATATTCAGATCATGACCATCGAGGCCGTGCCGGACCGCGAGATTGCGGCCGTTTTGGGCATCGCGCGGGGGTCCACCGTGCGCGCCAAGCATATCGGGTCAGACATCGTGGCCTCCTTGCGCAACATCGTCGGCGGGGAGGTCAAGGAATATGCCGCCCTGCTAGCCGGGGCGCGCGAACAGGCCATGGATCGGATGATCGACCAGGCGGTTGATCTGAATGCCGATGCCATTATCGGCGTGCGGATGGAAACCTCAACCATCACGCAGGCAGCCAGTGAAGTTGTGTTCTATGGCACAGCCGTGCGGCTGAAATAG
- a CDS encoding DUF1638 domain-containing protein: protein MHIDDETLQDHGISAQGTGDILILACGALAREILDIIHINGWSHLDLQCLPAILHNTPEKIPDAIEAAVRDHKECYSQIFVAYADCGTGGLLQARCAELGVEMIAGPHCYSFFEGNAVFAAHDEMTAFYLTDFLVRQFDAFVTKPLGLDRHPELRDMYFGNYDKLVYQAQTDDPALTAKAKDCADFLQLEFERRFTGYGDLETALRDM from the coding sequence ATGCATATAGATGATGAAACCCTGCAAGATCATGGCATCAGCGCACAGGGAACCGGCGACATACTGATCCTCGCCTGCGGGGCATTGGCGCGCGAAATACTTGATATCATTCACATAAATGGATGGTCTCATCTTGATCTGCAGTGCCTGCCCGCGATCCTGCACAACACGCCCGAGAAAATCCCGGACGCGATCGAGGCCGCGGTGCGTGACCATAAGGAATGTTACAGTCAGATATTCGTGGCCTATGCGGATTGCGGCACCGGCGGGCTGTTGCAGGCCCGCTGCGCCGAACTGGGGGTCGAAATGATCGCAGGGCCCCATTGCTACAGTTTCTTCGAAGGCAATGCCGTCTTTGCCGCGCATGATGAAATGACCGCCTTTTATCTGACGGATTTTCTGGTGCGCCAGTTTGATGCCTTTGTCACCAAACCGCTTGGCCTCGACCGACACCCGGAGCTGCGTGACATGTATTTCGGGAATTATGACAAGCTGGTCTATCAGGCACAGACCGATGACCCGGCGCTGACGGCAAAGGCGAAAGACTGCGCAGATTTCCTGCAACTGGAATTCGAACGGCGGTTCACCGGATACGGCGATCTGGAGACCGCCCTGCGCGACATGTGA
- a CDS encoding SufE family protein, producing the protein MASAAFEDIAETFAFLDDWEDRYRHVIDLGKAMDPLEEAFRVPVTKVDGCASQVWILPQIDGQGPDAVFRFQGESDAMIVRGLIAILHALYAGLSVSEVLQVDAGAELARLGLNDHLSAQRSNGLRAMVERIRKLAGEEAAAT; encoded by the coding sequence ATGGCCAGCGCCGCGTTTGAAGACATTGCAGAGACCTTCGCGTTTCTCGACGATTGGGAAGACCGCTATCGCCATGTGATTGATCTGGGCAAGGCCATGGACCCGCTGGAAGAGGCGTTTCGCGTGCCTGTCACCAAGGTTGACGGCTGTGCCAGCCAGGTCTGGATATTGCCGCAGATCGATGGGCAGGGGCCGGATGCGGTGTTTCGGTTTCAAGGCGAAAGCGACGCGATGATCGTGCGCGGGCTGATTGCAATCCTGCATGCGCTTTATGCGGGGCTGAGCGTGTCAGAGGTGTTGCAGGTGGATGCGGGCGCGGAACTGGCCCGCCTTGGGCTGAACGATCATCTGTCGGCGCAACGATCCAACGGGTTGCGCGCGATGGTGGAGAGGATACGGAAACTGGCGGGGGAAGAGGCCGCAGCCACGTGA
- a CDS encoding transglycosylase domain-containing protein: protein MILRRGAIILISLILLCIVALGLYGLKGYLDGLRDAPALAARADRLIDRGQGAEALLGAERLGWLITVQDPGFYDHNGVDMQTAGAGITTITQSLSKREAFGQFQPGIGKLRQTTYALALERRLSKDQILALFLETVEMGPGPEGWMTGFGHASETVFGAAPADLPDRDMMRLLAVMIAPGRFNLSEPGPQLNTRIDRIARRLAGACVPQDNRDVWLQGCAF from the coding sequence ATGATCCTGCGCCGCGGCGCCATAATCCTGATCAGTCTTATTCTTCTTTGTATTGTGGCCCTCGGGCTCTATGGCCTGAAAGGTTATCTTGACGGATTGCGGGATGCGCCCGCACTGGCCGCACGCGCGGATCGCCTGATTGACAGGGGCCAGGGGGCAGAGGCGCTTTTGGGCGCAGAGCGGTTGGGATGGCTTATCACGGTGCAGGACCCCGGGTTTTACGACCATAACGGGGTGGATATGCAGACCGCCGGGGCCGGGATTACCACGATCACGCAATCGCTTTCGAAACGCGAAGCTTTCGGGCAGTTTCAGCCCGGCATCGGGAAGCTGCGGCAGACGACCTATGCGCTGGCGCTTGAACGGCGGCTGAGCAAGGATCAAATCCTCGCCCTGTTCCTTGAAACCGTCGAAATGGGCCCCGGGCCCGAGGGCTGGATGACAGGGTTTGGCCATGCCAGCGAAACAGTGTTCGGCGCCGCCCCTGCCGATCTGCCCGACCGGGACATGATGCGCCTTCTGGCCGTGATGATCGCGCCGGGGCGGTTCAACCTGTCGGAACCGGGGCCGCAGCTGAATACCCGCATTGACCGCATCGCCCGGCGGCTTGCCGGGGCCTGCGTGCCGCAGGATAATCGGGATGTCTGGCTGCAAGGCTGCGCCTTTTGA
- the rnd gene encoding ribonuclease D produces the protein MTQTLTSTDALAAFCARAATAAYVTVDTEFLRERTYFAQLCLVQLALPGTDETEDAVLIDPLAQGLSLEPLFDLFRNESVVKVFHAARQDLEIFHVDGNVVPKPLFDTQVAAMVCGYGDQVGYETLVRKITSGGVDKSSRFTDWSRRPLSDAQKSYALADVTHLRQIYEHLAAQLEETGRTAWMEEELRVLTNADNYVVEPDNAWRRLKLRSNSGRFLAVVKELAAFRETHAQTRNIPRNRVIKDDALMEIASSKPKSIEDLSKSRLLLREARRGEIAEGLIAAVGRGLSADPGTFPALPKGRDRSALNPALADLLRVLLKAKAEEAGVAQKLIASASDLDDIAAGHHDGLWCKGWRRDVFGEDALRLTRGEIALSAKGQKVQIIAV, from the coding sequence TTGACCCAGACCCTGACCAGTACCGACGCGCTTGCCGCCTTTTGCGCCCGCGCCGCCACCGCCGCTTATGTCACCGTCGATACCGAATTTCTGCGTGAACGGACCTATTTCGCGCAGCTTTGTCTGGTGCAACTGGCCTTGCCCGGTACGGATGAGACAGAGGATGCGGTGCTGATCGACCCATTGGCCCAGGGCCTGTCGCTGGAACCGTTGTTTGATCTGTTTCGCAATGAGTCGGTGGTCAAGGTCTTCCATGCCGCGCGTCAGGATCTGGAAATTTTTCATGTGGATGGCAATGTTGTGCCAAAGCCGCTGTTTGATACCCAGGTGGCCGCCATGGTCTGCGGTTATGGCGATCAGGTGGGGTATGAAACCCTGGTGCGCAAGATCACCAGCGGTGGGGTCGATAAATCCTCGCGCTTTACCGACTGGTCGCGCCGCCCGCTAAGCGATGCGCAGAAATCCTATGCGCTGGCCGATGTCACCCATCTGCGGCAGATTTACGAACATCTGGCCGCACAACTGGAAGAGACCGGCCGCACCGCCTGGATGGAAGAGGAATTGCGGGTTCTGACCAATGCGGACAATTACGTGGTGGAGCCCGATAACGCCTGGCGCCGCCTGAAACTGCGCAGCAATTCCGGGCGGTTTCTGGCCGTGGTGAAAGAACTGGCCGCGTTTCGGGAAACCCATGCCCAGACCCGCAATATCCCCCGCAACCGGGTGATCAAGGATGACGCGCTGATGGAGATTGCGTCGTCAAAGCCGAAATCCATCGAGGATCTGAGCAAATCGCGCCTGCTTCTGCGCGAAGCGCGGCGGGGTGAGATTGCCGAGGGGCTGATCGCGGCGGTCGGGCGCGGCCTGTCAGCAGATCCCGGCACGTTTCCTGCCCTGCCCAAAGGCCGTGATCGCTCGGCCCTGAACCCGGCGCTGGCGGATCTGCTGCGCGTGCTTCTGAAAGCCAAGGCGGAAGAGGCGGGCGTGGCCCAGAAACTGATCGCCTCGGCCTCGGATCTTGATGATATCGCGGCGGGCCATCATGACGGGCTGTGGTGCAAGGGCTGGCGGCGGGATGTGTTTGGAGAAGATGCCCTGCGCCTGACCCGGGGCGAGATCGCGCTGTCGGCCAAGGGTCAGAAAGTGCAGATCATCGCCGTCTGA
- the purN gene encoding phosphoribosylglycinamide formyltransferase: MTRRVAILLSGSGSNMVALVESMTGDHPARPCLVVANSAGAGGLAKAADRGIATAMVDHRPFKGDRPAFEAALHEVISAARPDILCLAGFMRVLTEGFVSRWQGRMLNTHPSLLPKYRGLHTHARALAAGEAMHGCTVHEVTPALDDGPILGQAQVPIEPGDTPDRLAARVLAQEHRLYPAVLRRFAAGDRTPVFLS, encoded by the coding sequence GTGACCAGACGTGTTGCGATTCTGCTGTCCGGCAGTGGCTCCAACATGGTGGCCCTGGTCGAGAGCATGACCGGCGACCACCCGGCGCGGCCCTGTCTGGTGGTCGCCAATTCCGCCGGGGCAGGGGGGCTGGCGAAAGCGGCGGACCGGGGCATTGCCACCGCGATGGTTGATCACCGCCCGTTCAAGGGCGACCGGCCCGCTTTCGAGGCCGCGCTGCACGAGGTGATCAGCGCCGCGCGGCCGGATATCCTGTGCCTGGCAGGGTTCATGCGGGTGCTGACCGAAGGGTTCGTCAGCCGCTGGCAGGGCCGGATGCTGAACACTCATCCCTCGCTCCTGCCGAAATACCGGGGGCTGCACACCCATGCCCGCGCCCTTGCGGCGGGGGAGGCCATGCATGGCTGCACCGTGCATGAAGTGACCCCCGCGCTGGATGACGGCCCGATTCTGGGTCAGGCCCAAGTGCCAATTGAGCCCGGCGATACGCCTGATCGTCTGGCCGCCCGGGTTCTGGCGCAGGAACACCGGCTCTACCCTGCGGTTCTGCGCCGTTTCGCTGCCGGTGACCGGACCCCTGTTTTCCTGAGCTGA
- the purM gene encoding phosphoribosylformylglycinamidine cyclo-ligase: MTDAKNSLTYAAAGVDIDAGNDLVERIKPFAAATRRPGVMAGLGGFGALFDLKAAGYDDPVLVAATDGVGTKLRIAIDTGVVDTIGVDLVAMCVNDLVCQGAEPLFFLDYFATGKLDVESAAQIVTGIARGCEGAGCALIGGETAEMPGMYDAGDFDLAGFAVGAMDRGAILPADVARGDVLLGLASDGVHSNGYSLVRRIVEISGLGWEAAAPFGDGTLGAELLTPTRLYVKPVLAAIRAGGVHGLAHITGGGLTENLPRVLPDGMGARIDLDSWTLPPVFRWLAQTGGMDAAEMLKTFNAGLGMVLVVAADRADDIAGLLTAEGEDVSRIGVVTGEAGMHYSGALV; the protein is encoded by the coding sequence ATGACAGACGCGAAAAACAGCCTGACTTATGCTGCGGCAGGTGTTGATATTGACGCAGGCAATGATCTGGTGGAGCGGATCAAACCCTTTGCTGCGGCCACCAGACGCCCCGGTGTGATGGCGGGGCTTGGCGGGTTTGGCGCGCTGTTCGACCTCAAGGCGGCGGGCTATGACGATCCGGTTCTGGTGGCGGCCACCGATGGGGTGGGCACCAAGCTGCGGATTGCGATTGATACAGGCGTGGTGGATACGATCGGTGTCGATCTGGTGGCGATGTGCGTCAATGATCTGGTCTGTCAGGGGGCGGAACCCTTGTTTTTCCTCGACTATTTCGCCACCGGAAAGCTGGATGTGGAAAGCGCCGCACAGATCGTTACGGGCATTGCCCGGGGCTGCGAAGGTGCGGGCTGTGCGCTGATCGGCGGTGAGACGGCGGAAATGCCGGGCATGTATGATGCGGGGGATTTCGACCTTGCGGGGTTTGCGGTGGGGGCGATGGACCGCGGCGCGATCCTGCCTGCGGATGTGGCCAGGGGTGATGTGCTTCTGGGGCTGGCCTCGGACGGGGTGCATTCCAACGGCTATTCGCTGGTGCGCCGGATCGTGGAGATATCGGGGCTGGGCTGGGAGGCTGCGGCGCCTTTCGGCGACGGCACGCTTGGCGCGGAACTGCTGACGCCCACACGGCTGTACGTGAAACCGGTGCTTGCGGCGATCCGTGCGGGCGGTGTGCATGGGCTGGCCCATATCACCGGTGGCGGGCTGACCGAAAACCTGCCCCGTGTGTTGCCCGATGGCATGGGGGCCAGGATTGACCTGGACAGTTGGACCTTGCCGCCGGTGTTCCGCTGGCTGGCGCAGACCGGCGGGATGGACGCGGCCGAGATGCTGAAAACCTTCAATGCGGGTCTGGGCATGGTGCTGGTTGTGGCGGCGGATCGCGCCGATGATATCGCCGGTCTGCTGACAGCCGAGGGGGAAGATGTGTCTCGGATCGGGGTCGTCACCGGGGAGGCCGGCATGCACTATTCCGGGGCGCTTGTGTGA
- a CDS encoding heme ABC transporter ATP-binding protein has protein sequence MLNATDIRVSLGRSQVLHGVDFTARPGILTAIVGPNGSGKTTLLRALTAEVEYTGQITLDGAALSQMRHWQLASRRAVLPQSTRLAFPFTVLEVVRLGLMAGQEATRADLPHEALASVGLAGFEGRFYQELSGGEQQRVQLARILTQVWEPVKDGQARWLFLDEPVSSLDIAHQLEVMTLARRYADAGGGVIAVMHDLNLTAMFAGSVALIEGGRLVRQDTPGAVLTDDLLSQAYGCALKVSTPPQDGSVFVLPQTAQA, from the coding sequence ATGCTGAACGCCACCGATATCCGCGTGTCTCTGGGCCGGTCGCAGGTTCTCCATGGCGTTGATTTCACCGCCCGGCCCGGCATATTGACCGCGATTGTCGGGCCCAATGGGTCAGGGAAAACCACGCTTCTGCGCGCGTTGACTGCAGAGGTGGAATATACCGGGCAGATCACGCTGGACGGTGCCGCCCTGTCGCAGATGCGGCACTGGCAACTGGCCAGCCGCCGCGCGGTCCTGCCGCAATCCACCCGGCTGGCCTTTCCCTTCACCGTGCTGGAGGTCGTGCGCCTTGGCCTGATGGCGGGGCAGGAGGCGACCCGCGCCGACCTGCCCCATGAGGCGCTGGCCTCGGTCGGCCTGGCCGGGTTCGAGGGTCGTTTCTATCAGGAACTTTCCGGTGGGGAACAGCAACGCGTGCAACTGGCCCGTATCCTGACCCAGGTCTGGGAGCCGGTGAAGGACGGTCAGGCGCGCTGGCTGTTTCTGGATGAACCGGTGTCAAGCCTGGATATCGCCCATCAGCTTGAGGTGATGACCCTGGCCCGCCGCTATGCGGATGCGGGCGGCGGGGTGATCGCGGTGATGCATGATCTGAACCTGACGGCGATGTTTGCGGGCAGCGTTGCCCTGATCGAAGGCGGGCGGCTTGTGCGTCAGGATACCCCCGGGGCGGTTCTGACCGATGATCTGCTGTCACAGGCCTATGGCTGTGCGCTGAAGGTCAGCACACCACCGCAGGATGGCAGCGTCTTTGTCCTTCCCCAGACAGCGCAGGCCTGA
- a CDS encoding FecCD family ABC transporter permease yields the protein MAELAGASRGQVPLVRTHAGDRRLRARKTMLALTFVLLITCLASLTTGASGTSLWQAFWAWTRGQEIGLTDRVILFDIRLPRLIMGILVGAALAVSGAVMQGLFRNPLADPGLVGVGAGAGLGAIGAIVLGGALPAGLIDLLGYYTVPVAAFLGGWITTLVLYRVSTSRGRTSVAVMLLAGIALGALAGALSGILVYIADDTQLRDLTFWGLGSLAGATWTKVLAATPLILLALAVAPFLARALNGLALGEASAAHLGIPVQRMKRIAILTVAGAVGAAVAVSGGIGFVGIVVPHLLRLVIGPDHRYLLPNAALLGASLLIAADMISRTIIAPAELPIGIVTATLGGPFFLWILLRNRGLLDL from the coding sequence ATGGCAGAGCTTGCCGGTGCCAGCAGGGGGCAGGTGCCTCTGGTACGGACCCACGCGGGCGACCGACGGTTGCGGGCGCGCAAGACGATGCTGGCGCTGACCTTCGTGTTGCTGATAACCTGCCTGGCCAGCCTGACCACGGGCGCGTCCGGCACCTCGCTCTGGCAGGCTTTCTGGGCCTGGACCCGGGGGCAGGAGATCGGGTTGACCGACCGGGTGATCCTGTTTGACATCCGGCTGCCACGGTTGATCATGGGCATTCTGGTCGGTGCGGCGCTGGCGGTGTCAGGTGCGGTGATGCAGGGCCTGTTTCGCAATCCACTGGCCGATCCGGGGCTGGTCGGTGTGGGGGCCGGGGCGGGGCTGGGCGCCATCGGGGCGATTGTTCTGGGCGGCGCACTGCCTGCCGGGCTGATCGACCTGCTGGGGTATTACACCGTTCCGGTGGCGGCGTTTCTGGGCGGCTGGATCACCACCCTGGTGCTCTATCGGGTCTCCACCAGCCGGGGGCGCACCTCGGTCGCGGTGATGTTGCTGGCGGGGATTGCGCTTGGCGCGCTGGCGGGCGCATTGTCCGGTATCCTTGTCTATATAGCCGATGATACGCAATTGCGTGATCTGACCTTCTGGGGGCTGGGATCATTGGCGGGCGCGACCTGGACCAAGGTTCTGGCCGCCACGCCGCTGATCCTGCTGGCCCTTGCGGTTGCACCTTTTCTGGCCCGCGCCCTGAACGGGCTGGCCCTGGGGGAGGCCTCTGCCGCCCATCTGGGCATTCCGGTTCAGCGGATGAAACGCATCGCGATCCTGACTGTTGCGGGTGCGGTGGGGGCCGCTGTTGCCGTCTCGGGCGGGATCGGCTTTGTCGGCATTGTCGTGCCGCATCTGCTGCGCCTCGTGATCGGGCCGGACCATCGCTATCTGCTGCCGAATGCGGCGCTTCTGGGGGCAAGTCTGCTGATCGCGGCGGATATGATCAGCCGTACCATCATCGCCCCAGCGGAACTGCCGATCGGGATTGTCACCGCCACGCTTGGCGGGCCGTTCTTCCTGTGGATATTGCTGCGCAACCGCGGCCTTCTGGATCTGTAA